In Candidatus Defluviibacterium haderslevense, the following are encoded in one genomic region:
- a CDS encoding sigma-70 family RNA polymerase sigma factor — protein sequence MTQEELAIHLAGCQKHSRISQKVLYLGYYDFALSICRRYISSNEIIEEVINDAFYKVFTKIEQYNESWSFKTWFHRIVINTAIDRIRLEKKLPQFQNLDATNESVVWVEEEYLENLTQSKLLHMLDQLSPAYKTVFTLFVLDELSHEEISKMLNISIGTSKSNLFRARKVMRVLMESEQL from the coding sequence GTGACTCAGGAAGAGTTAGCCATACATTTAGCAGGCTGTCAGAAACATAGCCGAATCAGTCAAAAAGTACTCTATTTGGGTTACTATGACTTTGCTTTGTCTATTTGTAGGCGCTATATAAGCTCGAATGAGATTATTGAAGAAGTTATTAATGATGCATTTTATAAAGTATTTACAAAGATTGAACAATACAATGAATCATGGTCCTTTAAAACTTGGTTTCATAGAATCGTGATCAATACAGCTATAGATAGAATAAGACTTGAAAAAAAATTACCTCAATTTCAAAATTTAGATGCAACGAATGAATCTGTGGTATGGGTTGAAGAAGAATATTTGGAAAATTTAACTCAATCGAAATTACTTCATATGCTAGATCAACTTTCACCTGCCTATAAAACAGTCTTCACTCTATTTGTATTGGATGAATTGAGTCATGAAGAAATAAGTAAAATGTTAAATATATCAATTGGAACTTCAAAATCAAATCTATTCAGGGCTCGTAAAGTCATGCGAGTACTTATGGAAAGTGAACAATTATGA
- a CDS encoding T9SS type A sorting domain-containing protein codes for MKFIYLGISVLFICMVNIFSVSEPRNPETEVTGAPGELTCQKSGCHSGGNFKGVVSISGIPDTVEANKKYTITLLHKSNAVVAGFELTSLDPLNKKCGILTTGSGTSVATGKTFGRQYIRQSISKLLVNGEISWQFTWQAPASITGDSVAFYFASLCGDNTGNATKDNAITGVKKAFFRNVVSNNEVEKFNLQIFPNPTNQFITISDEKDYPIECSIYSVGGQLISTVHTKTNTKINLELLQTGSYSLFIQSKTNSVVKNIIKN; via the coding sequence ATGAAATTTATTTATTTAGGAATTTCGGTTCTTTTTATATGTATGGTAAATATTTTTTCGGTTTCAGAACCTAGAAATCCTGAAACTGAAGTAACCGGGGCGCCAGGCGAATTGACTTGTCAGAAATCTGGTTGTCATTCTGGAGGAAATTTTAAAGGTGTTGTTTCAATTTCAGGAATTCCTGATACTGTTGAAGCTAATAAAAAATATACCATTACTTTATTGCACAAAAGCAATGCTGTTGTTGCAGGTTTTGAATTAACAAGCTTGGACCCGTTAAATAAAAAATGTGGAATACTAACAACAGGTTCAGGTACAAGTGTCGCCACAGGTAAAACTTTTGGAAGGCAATATATCAGACAATCCATTTCCAAACTATTAGTCAATGGCGAGATTTCATGGCAATTTACTTGGCAAGCTCCGGCAAGTATAACAGGTGACAGTGTTGCATTTTATTTTGCGAGTCTATGTGGAGATAATACAGGAAATGCGACAAAGGACAATGCTATTACTGGTGTAAAAAAAGCATTTTTTCGAAACGTAGTAAGCAATAATGAAGTAGAAAAATTCAACTTACAAATATTTCCCAACCCAACAAATCAATTCATCACCATATCAGATGAAAAGGATTATCCTATTGAATGTTCCATTTATAGCGTTGGTGGTCAATTGATATCTACAGTACATACAAAGACGAATACTAAAATAAATCTTGAACTATTACAAACTGGCTCCTATTCGCTTTTTATTCAATCTAAAACAAATTCCGTTGTAAAAAATATTATAAAAAACTAA
- a CDS encoding UDP-2,3-diacylglucosamine diphosphatase, with product MNQGKKVYFASDFHLGVSGKLSSKTRESLLVQWMDEISLDASHLFLVGDVFDFWFDYKYVVPKGHIRLLGKIAELKDKGIDVRFFTGNHDMWMKSYFKDELDIPIYHEPIIEELFGQIFFIGHGDGLGPGDHGYKTLKYVFRNPLAQFLFKWLHPDIGMALAHFFSNKSRYSQNLVQQYLGDKEEWLIQFVEEEYTHTKPDFFIFGHRHLPIDYTLKNGKSRYINLGDWLSFQSFAVFDGQKLELKFYKNENANIFS from the coding sequence ATGAATCAAGGAAAGAAAGTTTATTTTGCTTCTGACTTCCACCTAGGTGTGTCTGGAAAGTTATCTTCAAAAACACGGGAATCCCTTCTTGTACAATGGATGGATGAAATATCCCTAGATGCAAGTCATTTGTTCTTAGTAGGAGATGTATTTGATTTTTGGTTTGACTACAAATATGTTGTTCCTAAGGGACATATACGATTATTAGGAAAGATAGCAGAATTAAAAGACAAAGGAATAGATGTTAGGTTTTTTACTGGAAATCATGATATGTGGATGAAGTCTTATTTTAAAGATGAATTAGATATTCCAATATATCATGAACCCATTATCGAGGAACTATTTGGACAAATATTTTTTATTGGGCATGGAGATGGCTTAGGGCCAGGGGACCATGGATACAAAACATTAAAATATGTTTTTAGAAATCCACTAGCACAATTTTTATTTAAATGGTTACACCCAGATATTGGAATGGCCTTAGCACATTTTTTTTCAAATAAAAGCAGGTATTCACAAAATTTAGTGCAACAATATTTAGGAGATAAAGAAGAATGGCTGATTCAATTTGTTGAAGAAGAGTATACCCATACAAAACCAGATTTTTTTATTTTTGGGCACAGACATTTACCTATAGATTATACATTGAAGAATGGAAAATCTAGATATATTAATTTAGGTGATTGGCTGAGTTTTCAGTCTTTTGCGGTTTTTGATGGGCAAAAATTAGAATTAAAGTTTTATAAGAATGAGAATGCCAACATATTTTCTTAA
- a CDS encoding 3-hydroxyanthranilate 3,4-dioxygenase — protein sequence MSIRRPFNIYKWVEEHRDELKPPVGNRNLYIDSDDYIVMIVAGPNARKDYHFNETEEWYFQLEGDVNVRIQEDGKAVDIPIKEGEMFLLPARTPHSPMRPAGTIGLVIECKRKQGEQDGLLWYCDSCNTKLHENYFPLTNIEKDFFPRFKEYYGSETLRTCKNCGKVMETDVRFVD from the coding sequence ATGTCTATACGTCGTCCGTTTAATATTTATAAGTGGGTTGAAGAGCACAGAGATGAATTAAAACCCCCAGTTGGAAATCGAAATTTATATATCGATTCAGATGATTACATAGTAATGATCGTAGCAGGACCAAATGCTAGAAAGGATTACCATTTCAATGAAACTGAAGAATGGTATTTTCAATTAGAAGGGGATGTGAATGTAAGAATTCAGGAAGATGGAAAAGCAGTAGATATTCCAATCAAAGAAGGTGAAATGTTTCTTTTGCCGGCTCGGACACCCCATTCACCAATGCGGCCTGCTGGTACTATTGGATTGGTCATCGAATGCAAACGAAAACAAGGTGAGCAAGATGGATTATTATGGTACTGCGACTCGTGTAATACTAAGTTGCATGAAAACTATTTTCCATTAACCAATATTGAAAAAGATTTCTTTCCAAGATTTAAGGAATATTATGGATCAGAGACTTTAAGAACATGTAAAAATTGTGGTAAAGTCATGGAGACTGATGTTAGGTTTGTCGATTAG
- a CDS encoding 4'-phosphopantetheinyl transferase superfamily protein, with protein MKLIQQQKISDHLEFMIYEINQGIDYFMDLDIWSFSELEYIKKLYPKRQLEYLASRFMLKQRFIINDEWPLVKNEFGKLSLTNHPIEFSLSHSDRYTGYAFGNHEVGFDLQVYQNKVLRILQKFLNEAELEILNQIQDSENFLKSATLLWSAKEAIYKSFGKKGLAFKHQILLNCYYENKSITISSARLILPDESLKYKLFYGLEASFGWAIATLDELDSSDHDWVAVM; from the coding sequence ATGAAACTTATCCAACAACAAAAAATCTCAGATCATTTAGAATTTATGATCTATGAGATCAACCAAGGTATTGATTATTTTATGGATTTAGATATATGGTCGTTCAGCGAACTTGAATATATCAAGAAATTGTACCCTAAAAGACAATTGGAATATTTGGCATCTCGATTTATGCTTAAACAACGATTTATTATCAATGATGAATGGCCTTTGGTTAAAAACGAGTTTGGAAAATTATCTTTAACGAATCATCCTATTGAATTTTCATTATCACATTCTGATCGATACACTGGATATGCCTTTGGTAATCATGAAGTTGGATTCGATCTTCAAGTTTATCAAAATAAAGTACTTCGGATCCTACAAAAATTTCTAAACGAGGCAGAATTAGAGATTTTAAATCAAATTCAGGATTCAGAGAATTTTCTTAAAAGTGCTACTTTACTTTGGTCAGCAAAGGAAGCCATTTATAAGTCGTTTGGGAAGAAAGGTTTGGCTTTTAAGCATCAAATTCTTCTAAATTGCTACTATGAAAATAAATCCATTACTATTTCATCAGCTCGGTTAATTTTGCCAGACGAATCATTAAAATATAAACTCTTTTATGGACTTGAAGCATCGTTTGGTTGGGCTATCGCCACTTTGGATGAGCTTGATAGCTCTGATCATGATTGGGTTGCTGTCATGTAG